The following are encoded together in the Candidatus Omnitrophota bacterium genome:
- a CDS encoding serine hydrolase: MRIKNTILVISIVILSASAGYSVRRYLERSEKTRQEFYLRQVRRAAWQELGRHLKSEIDQFKGEAGIVIKDLHAGWELSYQKSKLFPSASLAKIPIMAGCFLAAEQNLIKLNRDISLKSTDKLTGSGMLKDLPAGKSFSVDRLIGFMIYDSDNTATNILTDLLGIDYLNKTFQDFGLQNTFLSRKIADYRSRDKGLENYTTAEDMVLLLEKIYRRALGNKSVSDRCLRILKLARMNDRIPKYLPPEITVAHKTGLEKGVCHDTGIVFTCSGDFIIVVLTKHADANSAPSKEFIARISLQAYKYFEQLNNYKVNLK, from the coding sequence ATGAGAATAAAAAACACAATTCTTGTAATATCAATTGTGATCTTATCGGCGAGTGCCGGATATTCAGTCAGGCGATACCTTGAAAGATCCGAAAAGACCAGGCAGGAATTTTATTTACGGCAGGTTAGAAGAGCTGCTTGGCAAGAGTTAGGGCGGCATTTGAAATCTGAGATAGACCAATTCAAGGGTGAAGCGGGAATAGTCATAAAAGATTTGCATGCCGGATGGGAGTTGTCATATCAGAAATCCAAATTGTTCCCTTCGGCAAGCCTGGCTAAGATCCCTATTATGGCTGGGTGTTTCTTGGCAGCCGAACAAAATTTGATCAAGTTGAACCGTGATATATCTTTAAAATCTACTGATAAGCTTACTGGTTCGGGCATGCTGAAAGATCTGCCTGCGGGCAAGTCGTTCAGCGTTGACAGGCTTATCGGGTTTATGATATATGACAGTGATAATACTGCCACCAATATCCTCACCGATCTGCTTGGCATTGACTATTTGAATAAAACATTTCAGGACTTTGGTCTACAAAATACCTTTTTGTCCCGCAAAATAGCGGATTATCGTTCGCGTGACAAAGGACTCGAGAATTATACTACAGCTGAAGATATGGTCTTATTGTTAGAAAAGATATACAGAAGGGCTCTCGGGAATAAATCAGTTTCGGATCGCTGTCTGCGTATTTTAAAACTTGCTCGAATGAACGACCGTATTCCCAAATATTTGCCACCTGAGATAACTGTCGCGCATAAAACCGGTCTTGAAAAAGGCGTCTGTCATGATACGGGCATAGTATTTACTTGCAGCGGTGATTTTATCATTGTGGTATTAACCAAGCATGCTGATGCGAACAGCGCTCCTTCCAAAGAATTCATCGCAAGAATATCATTACAGGCATATAAATATTTCGAACAATTAAATAATTATAAGGTAAACTTAAAATAA
- a CDS encoding DNA-directed RNA polymerase, with amino-acid sequence MGYQDGGRFGGPREMHKAVCSECKKECEVPFKPREDRPIYCKDCYSKRKNEGR; translated from the coding sequence ATGGGGTATCAAGATGGTGGTAGATTCGGCGGACCAAGGGAAATGCATAAGGCAGTATGCTCAGAATGTAAAAAAGAGTGCGAAGTCCCGTTTAAACCAAGAGAAGACCGCCCGATATATTGCAAAGATTGTTATTCAAAGCGCAAGAACGAAGGCCGTTAA
- a CDS encoding aquaporin Z, with protein sequence MKAFFAEFCGTFWLVLGGCGSAVLAAAFPGLGIGLLGVSLAFGLTVLTMAYAIGHISGCHLNPAVSIGLWAGGRFPAKKLTPYILAQVLGAIAAGWVLFLIATGKDGFIYSTFASNGYGPHSPGGYSLLAGFATEIVMTMFFLFVIMGVTDKKAPQGFAPIAIGLCLTLIHLISIPVTNTSVNPARSTGVALLAGGWAVSQLWLFWVAPIIGAVIGAVVYRVINQAKE encoded by the coding sequence ATGAAAGCATTTTTTGCTGAATTTTGCGGGACATTCTGGCTTGTGCTTGGAGGATGCGGAAGCGCAGTGCTTGCCGCGGCATTTCCCGGTTTAGGTATAGGCTTGCTTGGCGTATCTTTGGCATTCGGCTTAACTGTATTAACCATGGCTTATGCTATCGGGCATATTTCAGGGTGCCATCTTAACCCTGCTGTTTCAATCGGGCTATGGGCAGGCGGACGTTTTCCGGCAAAGAAATTAACTCCTTATATTCTCGCGCAGGTTTTAGGTGCTATCGCTGCCGGCTGGGTCCTTTTTCTTATAGCAACCGGTAAAGACGGGTTTATATACTCAACTTTCGCTTCTAATGGCTACGGCCCGCATTCACCCGGCGGCTACTCATTATTGGCAGGGTTTGCCACTGAAATAGTAATGACGATGTTTTTCCTGTTTGTAATTATGGGAGTAACTGACAAGAAGGCGCCTCAGGGTTTTGCTCCGATAGCCATCGGCCTTTGTCTTACCCTGATACATTTGATCAGTATTCCCGTTACCAATACCTCAGTTAACCCCGCGCGCAGCACAGGCGTTGCTTTATTGGCTGGCGGTTGGGCAGTTTCTCAGCTTTGGCTGTTTTGGGTAGCTCCGATCATTGGCGCTGTAATCGGTGCTGTTGTTTATCGCGTTATAAACCAGGCTAAAGAATAG
- a CDS encoding DEAD/DEAH box helicase: MTFNKNITENALYRELDPAQKSFYGLGIAPKIIETLERIKFKVPTPIQFKTIPVAIEGKDVIGIAQTGTGKTHAFAIPMVQRLARMDGVGLVLAPTRELAIQIDEAFYSLVHPFGLKTACLIGGAPMGAQVQALRKNPRIVIATPGRLLDHMSQWNFMTDNVIMLVLDEADRMLDMGFAPQITKILHFIPKNRQTMLFSATMPKEIVEIAAKHMKLPVSVEIAPSGTTAELVTQELFIVKKETKLKLLSKLLAQYHGPVLLFSRTKHNARKIKISIRNMGYSAAEMHSNRNLSQRREALEGFKSGKYKVLVATDIAARGIDVSGIELVINYDLPEDAENYVHRIGRTARAGAKGHAISFATPEQRRDVKEIEKIIRHTLPLSKHPEIAHEDFIESGQKAPSKDSRRHNPKRNKFRRF, encoded by the coding sequence ATGACATTTAACAAGAATATCACCGAGAATGCTCTATATCGAGAGCTTGACCCGGCACAGAAGAGTTTTTATGGCCTGGGTATCGCGCCTAAGATAATTGAGACCCTGGAGCGCATAAAATTTAAGGTGCCTACACCAATACAATTTAAGACCATACCTGTTGCAATTGAAGGCAAGGATGTAATCGGTATCGCGCAGACCGGAACCGGCAAAACCCATGCTTTTGCTATTCCTATGGTCCAGCGCCTTGCCAGGATGGACGGGGTGGGGCTGGTGCTTGCGCCTACGCGAGAACTTGCTATACAGATAGACGAAGCTTTTTACAGTTTGGTGCATCCATTTGGGCTAAAAACCGCCTGTTTAATCGGAGGCGCGCCAATGGGCGCTCAAGTGCAAGCTCTGCGTAAGAACCCGCGCATAGTTATTGCTACTCCCGGCAGGCTGCTTGATCATATGAGCCAGTGGAATTTTATGACTGACAATGTTATCATGCTTGTACTCGATGAAGCTGACCGTATGCTGGATATGGGATTTGCTCCGCAGATAACCAAGATCCTTCATTTCATACCGAAAAACAGGCAGACTATGTTATTCTCGGCGACTATGCCTAAAGAGATCGTTGAGATTGCGGCAAAGCATATGAAATTACCTGTTTCTGTTGAAATTGCCCCTTCAGGTACCACGGCAGAGCTTGTAACGCAGGAATTGTTCATAGTCAAGAAAGAGACTAAGCTTAAATTATTAAGTAAATTGCTTGCGCAGTATCATGGCCCGGTGCTTTTGTTTTCGCGCACCAAACATAACGCGCGCAAGATCAAGATATCAATAAGGAATATGGGCTATAGCGCTGCAGAGATGCACTCAAACCGCAATCTATCCCAGCGCCGTGAGGCACTTGAAGGCTTTAAGTCGGGGAAATACAAGGTGCTTGTCGCTACAGATATAGCCGCAAGAGGCATAGACGTAAGCGGGATAGAGCTGGTTATCAACTATGATTTGCCGGAAGACGCTGAAAATTATGTGCACCGTATCGGACGTACCGCCAGGGCAGGGGCTAAAGGGCATGCTATATCATTTGCTACCCCTGAGCAGCGCCGCGACGTAAAAGAAATAGAAAAAATCATCAGGCACACCCTTCCTTTGTCAAAACACCCTGAAATTGCCCATGAAGATTTTATTGAGTCAGGGCAAAAGGCCCCCAGCAAGGACTCGCGCCGCCATAACCCAAAAAGAAATAAATTCCGCCGTTTTTAA
- a CDS encoding LysM peptidoglycan-binding domain-containing protein translates to MKISDLKLIIGSIFLTILASGCVTISTQPSMRQTYGIYHIVERGQTLYRISKSYNVDINQVMRLNKIIDPTQIDIGQRIFIPGVRLPVPIEPYKSIPREAIKKLVGLKSSSSDWHYITLHHSATHEGNAVTFDRNHRSRRMGGLFYHFVIGNGTLSGDGEIEVGWRWKKQEAVNRPADIQICLVGNFNEEKASRSQHDALIKLVSVLREQYGISMQNIRRHKDIEGKATECPGESFPFNSIIAELKKNR, encoded by the coding sequence ATGAAAATTTCAGACCTTAAGTTAATAATAGGCTCTATCTTTCTAACGATACTAGCTTCCGGATGCGTGACCATTTCCACTCAGCCGTCCATGCGGCAAACTTACGGTATTTATCATATCGTTGAGAGAGGCCAGACGCTTTATAGAATATCAAAAAGTTATAATGTTGATATTAACCAGGTCATGAGATTAAATAAAATCATAGATCCGACGCAGATCGACATTGGCCAAAGGATATTTATACCGGGAGTCCGCTTGCCGGTGCCTATAGAACCATATAAGTCTATCCCCCGGGAAGCCATAAAGAAATTGGTGGGCCTAAAATCCAGCTCATCTGATTGGCATTACATTACATTACATCATAGTGCTACTCATGAAGGTAATGCTGTTACCTTTGACCGTAATCACCGTAGCCGCAGGATGGGCGGTCTTTTTTATCATTTCGTCATCGGTAATGGCACGCTCTCCGGAGATGGGGAAATCGAAGTTGGCTGGCGCTGGAAAAAACAGGAAGCGGTAAATCGTCCCGCTGATATTCAGATATGCCTTGTAGGTAACTTTAATGAAGAAAAAGCTAGCAGATCGCAACATGATGCGTTGATTAAGTTGGTGAGTGTTTTACGGGAACAGTACGGCATATCCATGCAGAACATAAGGAGGCATAAGGATATAGAGGGAAAGGCTACTGAGTGTCCCGGTGAAAGTTTCCCATTCAATAGTATTATAGCAGAATTGAAAAAGAACCGGTGA
- a CDS encoding peptidoglycan-binding protein, which yields MVKLFLYILTCLFIFTIFFAPVRGYINHLLYRDKWGEPEYQIIGKVSGYNPRVVEIQKVLKEAGFDPGVIDGTMGAQTRLAIRNFQKDKKLKPTGRIDAATHLALTREKESGNNIPIIKIEVPLTALKDKSASANEGGSHTVDKIESREAVKSHNPESNNRSKQIQIALKNTGFYKGEVDGRIGPRTKTAIRAFQKANKIKVDGVVGPKTWAELNKFLFD from the coding sequence ATGGTTAAGTTATTTCTTTATATTCTAACCTGCTTATTTATATTCACGATATTTTTTGCTCCTGTGAGGGGCTATATTAATCATTTATTGTACCGGGATAAGTGGGGAGAGCCTGAATATCAGATAATCGGGAAAGTATCAGGATATAACCCGCGGGTGGTTGAAATTCAAAAGGTCTTAAAAGAGGCCGGCTTTGACCCCGGTGTTATAGACGGAACTATGGGTGCTCAAACCAGGCTGGCAATCAGGAATTTTCAGAAAGACAAAAAATTGAAGCCTACTGGCAGGATCGATGCAGCCACGCATCTGGCATTAACCAGAGAAAAGGAATCAGGCAATAATATACCTATAATAAAAATCGAAGTACCACTAACCGCTTTAAAGGATAAAAGCGCGTCAGCGAATGAAGGGGGTAGCCATACAGTTGATAAAATTGAATCACGGGAAGCGGTTAAAAGCCATAACCCTGAATCAAATAACAGATCAAAGCAAATTCAAATAGCCCTTAAAAACACCGGATTCTATAAAGGGGAGGTAGACGGAAGGATCGGCCCAAGGACCAAAACTGCTATAAGGGCTTTTCAGAAGGCAAATAAAATTAAAGTAGATGGTGTAGTGGGCCCGAAAACCTGGGCAGAGCTGAATAAATTTCTTTTTGATTAG
- a CDS encoding polysaccharide deacetylase family protein produces the protein MIAKQLSKTFIFLGVCFVSLAMLGTAEANLHNKKNRKGVVYWHGDSTRNKIALTFDDGPQSIYTPQILDILKKYNIRATFFLIGKNVEVLPELAKRIRDEGHIIGNHTYDHPDLRLQNQRQIKQQIRKTEKAIIDATGIKPYLFRPPYGVDNNVVLQEAENSGYTIIKWSVSGLNGRQDSHSRKIAHRVVGNVRNGSIILLHDGNRLSNNTDRSQIVKALPIIIETLQGKGYQFVTINELLLEKEA, from the coding sequence ATGATAGCGAAACAGTTAAGTAAAACCTTTATTTTCTTAGGTGTGTGTTTTGTTTCCTTGGCGATGTTGGGTACTGCCGAAGCCAATCTTCATAATAAGAAGAATAGGAAGGGTGTTGTTTATTGGCATGGAGATTCAACTCGAAACAAGATCGCCTTGACCTTTGATGATGGTCCTCAGAGCATTTATACGCCACAGATATTAGACATTCTCAAGAAATACAATATAAGGGCAACATTTTTCTTGATTGGTAAGAATGTGGAGGTTCTACCGGAGCTGGCGAAAAGAATTAGGGATGAGGGGCATATAATTGGAAATCACACCTATGACCATCCGGATCTTAGGTTGCAGAATCAGAGGCAGATAAAGCAGCAAATACGAAAAACTGAAAAAGCGATTATTGATGCAACAGGAATAAAACCGTATCTTTTTAGACCGCCCTATGGTGTTGATAACAATGTAGTGTTACAAGAGGCAGAGAATTCCGGCTATACCATTATTAAATGGTCAGTGAGCGGCTTAAACGGCAGGCAGGATAGCCATTCTAGAAAAATTGCGCATAGGGTTGTGGGCAATGTCCGGAATGGATCAATTATATTGCTCCATGATGGCAATCGTTTGTCCAACAATACGGATCGAAGTCAAATCGTGAAAGCATTACCGATAATTATCGAAACCTTACAGGGAAAAGGGTATCAGTTTGTGACGATAAATGAGTTGCTTTTAGAAAAGGAGGCCTAA
- a CDS encoding alpha/beta hydrolase, with product MFYKILVIILAVFCLVFVYVKYVEYKGIFYPSKDILAYPSSSGIPFEDIMITTEDNLKINGWFLQNPKAKYTLLFLHGNAGNIGDRIDKIGMLYELGLNILIIDYRGFGKSEGKPSESGLYKDASASYHFLVNKRNIAADEVILYGESLGTAVAVDLASKNKVKALILEGAFSSGKDMAKEIYPFLPRIIFSNSYNSLAKVRGAKMPKLFIHSREDEIVPYRLAQKLYGVSSFPKKIVSINGPHNESFLISFPEYKKAIKEFIDKL from the coding sequence ATGTTTTATAAAATATTAGTAATTATACTGGCAGTTTTTTGTTTAGTTTTTGTTTACGTTAAATATGTTGAATATAAAGGAATATTTTATCCTTCCAAAGATATATTGGCGTATCCTTCGTCTTCCGGGATTCCTTTCGAAGATATAATGATAACCACAGAAGACAATTTAAAAATAAACGGCTGGTTCTTGCAAAACCCTAAAGCCAAATACACGCTTTTATTCTTGCATGGAAATGCCGGTAATATTGGAGATAGGATTGATAAAATAGGGATGCTTTATGAGCTTGGCCTGAACATTTTAATTATTGATTACCGGGGATTTGGCAAAAGTGAAGGAAAGCCCAGTGAGTCCGGGCTTTATAAAGACGCAAGTGCCAGCTATCATTTTCTGGTAAATAAACGCAATATTGCAGCCGATGAGGTTATTCTATACGGTGAATCGCTGGGAACAGCCGTAGCCGTGGACCTTGCTTCTAAGAATAAGGTAAAGGCGCTTATCTTAGAAGGCGCTTTTTCTTCCGGTAAAGATATGGCAAAAGAAATCTATCCATTTCTGCCGAGGATAATTTTCTCAAATAGCTATAATTCTCTGGCAAAGGTAAGAGGCGCCAAAATGCCTAAATTATTCATACACAGCAGAGAGGATGAGATAGTGCCTTACCGACTTGCTCAAAAACTTTACGGAGTTAGTTCTTTCCCGAAGAAAATCGTTTCTATAAACGGCCCGCATAATGAAAGTTTTTTAATTTCCTTTCCAGAATATAAAAAGGCAATAAAAGAATTTATTGATAAACTTTAA
- a CDS encoding peptidoglycan-binding protein, producing MPVRPILLFFLVYALAGCATVSKKQNGSSQVVSSGSSQGSYQQGVYDYDNSWSVGSYEKSASKTDRDSNVQLTSKQIQRALQNAGYYKGPIDGKIGPKTKAAIIEFQKAKGLKADGIVGKKTSAALNRYLSR from the coding sequence ATGCCGGTAAGGCCAATATTATTGTTTTTCTTAGTTTATGCTTTAGCAGGATGTGCCACCGTATCCAAGAAACAGAATGGTTCATCACAGGTGGTCTCATCCGGCAGCAGCCAGGGGTCATATCAGCAGGGAGTATATGATTACGATAATTCCTGGTCAGTCGGTAGTTATGAAAAATCAGCAAGCAAGACCGATAGGGATTCTAATGTGCAATTAACTTCGAAGCAGATACAAAGGGCTTTGCAGAATGCCGGTTACTATAAAGGGCCTATTGACGGAAAAATCGGGCCTAAAACCAAGGCAGCCATTATTGAATTTCAAAAAGCCAAAGGGCTGAAAGCCGATGGGATAGTTGGTAAAAAGACTTCTGCTGCGTTAAACAGATATTTATCCCGGTAA
- a CDS encoding MBL fold metallo-hydrolase, protein MHIGLLESQVRHLLCRIKGAVTFLSRRNSMFKQFIAGSCYSYVISSKEEALIIDPHISLLDEYGQYLRKNKLKLKFIIDTHTHADHFSLAAVFKKKSGAQVLMHEKAISEVADKRLKNGDQVSVGSSTLKVIYTPGHTDDAISLYGENRLFTGDVLLIGSVGRTDFQNGSPESMFDTLQNLKNLPGETVIFPGHDYHEKRSSTLAKQKEENPFLKETDKEVFARNMRAKVIPKPFNIDNIVRLNQRGEAAALEMISPKDALTLSGKDPQVKLLDVRSALEFSQVHIKDSINIPIDMLTAKINELSQSKQSFIVLCRTGNRSPMAADMLIQSGIHGVKVMQGGMLRWQKEGLSVIKGEGGISLERQVRLIAGSLVLAGILLSWLVHWAFIFIAVFVSCGLVFSGLTDNCLMGMLLMKLPYNKKLYKTKLGGGTCAMG, encoded by the coding sequence ATGCACATTGGCCTATTGGAAAGCCAAGTGCGACACCTTCTGTGTCGAATAAAGGGGGCGGTCACATTTTTATCAAGGAGAAATAGTATGTTTAAACAATTTATTGCCGGAAGCTGCTATTCATATGTTATAAGCTCTAAAGAAGAGGCATTAATAATTGACCCTCACATAAGCTTGTTGGATGAGTATGGCCAGTATTTAAGGAAAAATAAGCTCAAACTCAAATTTATTATAGACACACATACGCATGCCGACCATTTTTCCTTAGCCGCGGTTTTTAAGAAGAAATCCGGCGCGCAGGTATTGATGCATGAAAAAGCAATATCCGAAGTGGCAGACAAGCGCCTTAAAAATGGGGACCAGGTTTCCGTAGGTTCAAGCACTCTTAAAGTAATATATACCCCCGGGCATACGGATGACGCTATAAGTTTATACGGTGAAAACAGGTTATTTACCGGTGATGTGCTTTTGATAGGCAGTGTCGGCCGCACGGATTTCCAGAACGGTTCTCCTGAATCCATGTTTGATACATTACAAAACCTCAAAAACCTTCCGGGAGAAACTGTCATTTTTCCCGGCCATGACTACCATGAAAAACGTTCATCCACTTTAGCTAAACAAAAGGAAGAAAATCCCTTCTTAAAAGAAACAGATAAAGAGGTATTTGCCAGGAATATGCGGGCAAAAGTCATCCCTAAACCTTTTAATATTGATAATATTGTGCGTTTAAACCAAAGAGGAGAGGCTGCTGCATTGGAGATGATCTCTCCAAAAGATGCTTTAACTCTTTCGGGAAAAGATCCGCAGGTCAAATTGCTGGATGTGCGCTCGGCTTTAGAATTCAGCCAGGTGCACATTAAGGATTCAATCAATATCCCCATAGACATGCTTACTGCTAAAATCAATGAGCTAAGCCAATCTAAGCAAAGTTTTATTGTTCTATGCCGCACGGGCAACCGTTCCCCTATGGCTGCTGATATGTTGATACAATCAGGTATTCACGGCGTAAAGGTAATGCAAGGAGGCATGTTGCGCTGGCAGAAAGAAGGGCTTTCTGTTATTAAAGGCGAAGGCGGGATATCATTAGAGCGCCAGGTCAGGCTTATTGCTGGCAGTCTGGTTTTGGCAGGCATACTCTTATCATGGCTTGTGCATTGGGCGTTTATTTTTATTGCAGTATTTGTCAGCTGCGGACTTGTTTTTTCCGGATTGACTGATAACTGCCTTATGGGTATGCTGCTAATGAAATTGCCTTATAATAAAAAATTGTATAAGACAAAACTTGGCGGCGGCACATGCGCCATGGGGTAG